In Miscanthus floridulus cultivar M001 chromosome 19, ASM1932011v1, whole genome shotgun sequence, the DNA window CTTAACCGTGGGCGATTCTAGGGTTGTTTGGCTGGTTTTCCACCCATCAAGAAACTGAAGCGAGCAGCAGCACACAAGCGACGAACAAAGCCAGCAAGTCTGGTGGTGGAAGCAGAGGGTAACTGAAGGCAGGAATTAATGCTAGGGAAATTCCACATCGCAAGGATGAACACCTTCCATCTTTGCAGCCACCTGCATTCCGATCCCCGCTCCTCCCCCAATTCCCCCTTGCCCCTGCTATAAATCCCCCCTTCCCCTCGCACTCGCTGCATTGCTCTTCACCCGGAAATCGCCTCTCTCACTTAGTCACTTCGCTTTTTCCTCTGTCTCTGTTGCTCCCCGGAGGTTCTTGGACGCCGACGGAAGACATTGCAGCAGGTAAAAAATTTCGAGTCTTCTCGGGTTCCTTGCTGGGATTTGGTGGTCGGCGGTTGCTTTCTTGGAACTGATCATGTTCGTTTTCGATACAGGGGAAGAGATGGACGCGGACACCTTCCCAGCGGGGCTGCGTGTGCTCGCCGTCGAACACGACCGCGTCTGCCGCAAGCTCCTAGAGAGGCAGCTGAAGTATTGCAACTACAACGGTGTGTGTTCTTGCCTTCTTAGCCGCCCCTATTTCCATCCGATTCCGTCGTGATACAATGTTAGGCCAGACGATGAATTTTTTTGGGGTGATTTTGTTTTTACGGTTGGATTCTGGTGGTGCGACGCAGCGACAATGGTGACGAACGCCCAGACGGCGTTGGACATGCTCAGGGAGAGGAAGGACGGGAACCAGTTCGACCTGGTGATCAGCAACGTCGCCATGCCCAAGCCCAACATGGACGGCTTCAAGCTCCTCGAGCTCATCGGCCTGGAGATGGATCTTCCAGTCATCAGTAAAGCCCTTGCTCAAactcatttttccattttcatGCATGGCATTCTTCTGATCGTGCAGAGAATAGCAAtcatgagaatttgtagtactaccATTTTTGGATGTTGTTCTGGATAGATGCATTGAATGGATTGCTTATAACTCGGTTGGCACGCAATATCCAGTAGAGCTGCTGGTTATGAATGCTTGGGTAGGATATCAATAATTGGCACATATGCCAATCATAAGTCTTGATTTCGGGGGTGCATGTGTTCAGATACAATCAAGCCAATAACTGTGTTACCATTTGTGTTCTAGTTTTGTATGTTACTGATTGTTCCTAGGTGCTAAGTACAGTGGAGCTGTGTACTTTTTTTTTGGTCATTTGTAGCTTCATACTTACAGTTCTTTTGTAAGCATTGCATGGAAACTAAATTTTTTGTCCGTTTTCAGTGTCCATTAGACAGTTACTGTTAGTTCATAAGTGCTAGATGATGTTGATTGACCTCTTAATGAAGTTGTTTTTGGTTTCATATGTTACAGCGCATTCATTAGCCCTATGAAAAGTaaaattgtttttgtacttgtgtgtGTCACCATTTGTTCATAGCCAAGTCGACCTCTCATTGTTTTCAGTTCTAGTTTACATATATGTTACGGTTTCCCCTATATGTAATTGAATTTTGCTATTTGTAGTTTTGTGCACTACCGTTGGTTCATTAGATAAATGAAAATTGACTTTGCATGGTTGATGCATATCTTTTTTAACCCTAAAAGGACCATGTGTATGTTTATGTTATGTGCCTGCCAGCTATGGTCGCGAGGGagacgcggggggggggggggggggggggggcacggccGAGCAAAGCAAAGAGAAGGGTTTTCCTTCTAATTCTTGCCTGATTAGATTGATGCATCTCTTCTCGTTATATAGAGAGGCTTACTTGACCCCTAAGCAAACGATCCTTGTCGATAGGCCCATGACATAGCCCAATCACCCCTTAATTCTCTCCCAATCACTCTTGCTAAGCTTCTATATATTAGTACCTGCTAACTGCTAATGGTGTGCCCAACATTCCCATCAATTGGGCACCAATCTAGCCACTTTCTTGATTTGCTGCCTCTAACACTTTAACCTCTAATTTGTCCTAGAATATTTCGTAAAATTCTTCCAATTCATGGGGCTTTGCAAGTGTTTTGAATAAAACTACATATAACTTATATATCTTAAAACTCATTAATTTAAAAGTTAATAATGTTTGTAGTTTTTAAGCTTTGACCAAACCTTGCCCAAAATGACATGATTTTGTGACCGAACGAAGTATCTTTCTTTTGGAATTGTAGTGTTGTTACTTGTTATATACTTTTCTGATTTCTGATGCAGTAAGCACCCTTTCCTGTGTCTAATTGGTCTTGGGGTAGATTTGTCGTCTAAACCATATTTTTCCTTCAGTTTTCTTGCATCTAGGAGGGGGAAAATTTACTGCATTATGATTCAAACCAGTTACCCCTTCTAGTCATAATTGAAGCTTGTCCACTAGGCTGTGGCCTATGGCTAAGTTGTAAATGCAAAGTAGGAAGCATATTAGTGAACCATTTTTTTTGAGCAAATTCGGCAGGTGCTCTGCCAATTCATTATAGGAGAAAGCAGAACAACAGATAGTGTTCAGAACTTAGTTACAACAAGAAATAAAACAAAGGAAAAATCAAAACTCGACAGTCTCCCTAGCTAAATGGAGACAGAGAACTACTCAGTGACTTCATTTGCCACCGTTTGGGACAATAGAGCTACATCCTGCATAGCCGCATCCACAATCTGTTGTGGTGATTTTGCCTTGTCAAAAATCCTGCGATAACGTTCTTTCCGAATATTCCATGCTGTATAAGTGATGATTTGGTTTCGCCGGATGGTGTCTACATTATCAGCTGTTTCTAGCAATTTGTTCCACCAGTGCTTAATATTTGTTGTGATTCCCTGGCAAAGCAGGTCTGTTTGCCCAGAAGCATTCTGGACGAGTTGCCAAACTTGTTTACTGTAGGAGCAGTTTGCCATTAGGTGGTAGTGAGATTCTGGTCTAGTGAAACACAATTTACAGATGGGGTCCGCTTGTCCGCCTCGCTTGATTATCCTATCTGAAGTTGGTAGTTTCCGTTGTAGGAGCAGCCACCGAATGAATTTATGTGTTGGTTCGACCTTGCCCTTCCAGACCCTGTTCCATCCCAAGTCCGGATGTTTCCCAATTTCTCGCACTTCATATGCTGATTTAGCTGTGTATGATCTTGATGTTGTAAACCTCCAAGCAATCCTCCTCCTCTGTAGTCAGGGTGACATCCTGCAATTGTGCACAGAGTTGCACGAATTGGCGTAGTTCTGTGTCTGTGGTCATCTGCCTTAGACCGCGCATCCATGTCCGGTTCATGAGAGCCTTGGCAACACTTTGGTTTTTGCGGAATGCAAGCTTGAAGCAGCTTGGTGCCATGTCTTTTGGTGCAGTGCCCTTGAGCCAAATGTCTGTCCAAAATTTTGTTTTTGAACCTTTGCCAACATGTATCTCTGTGCAACACTTGAATAGCTCTTTTTCTGTGTTGTTGAGGCTGAATGGTAATCCAGCAAATGGTTTATCAGGAGCTTCCATTTGAACCATGCCCATCGGAGACGCAAGGCTCTATTGAATGCAGCTAAGTTCTTGATGCCCaaccctcctagtttttttgaaCTGCATACTCTAATCCAGTTTACTGGACAGTGGCCCCTCCTTGCATCATCCGCCCCTTTCCATAAGAAGTTTCTTCTAATTTTATCTATACGCTTAATAGCCCATTTGGAGAGTGGGAATGCTGTCATATGATACAATGTAATGGCTGGAAGTACTGATTGCACCAGCGTCAGACGCCCAGATTTTGTGAGCAGCTTCCCTTTCCAACCGGGTAATTTGGCTCCAATTTTGTCGATCAGCACCTGTTCTGCTTCTCTACACAATCGCCCAATATGCAGTGGTAATCCAAGGTATTTGCATGGAAATTGGCATACCTTCCCCTGAAAATTTCCCATTTATGCACTTATCGATTCATCACATCTAATTTGATATACCTCCGTCTTGCTGATATTTGCTTCCAATCTGGTTGCTGTACCGAAGGCTGCTAGTACCCTCAGGACGGCTGTGAGGTCTTGCTGTGTGGGTTTAAGAAAAAATGATGCGTCATCTGCATATAAGCTGGTTCTTATCCGGATTGGGTCGGATCCAATTGGGGAGTGGATTCCTTGTTCAGTTGCCTTCTCAAATATTCTCTGAATTGGGTCAATTGCTAGGATGAAGAGCatcggtgagagtggatccccctGCCTAAGTCCTCGTTGGTGCCGTATGGGTGTCCCAGCAAACCATTGAGGATGATCAGAGATGAGGTGGATGACCAGATTAGCAAATGAGGTCCCGCCAGCATTGTCCAAATCCTAACCTCTGTAGAATTTCCAACATATAATTCCACCTGATATTGTAAAAGGCCTTGGTAACGTCCAGTTTCAGAAATAGCATTGGCGGTTTTTGAGCGGTGGAAATGGTTGACAGCACCTTGCATATATTGAAAATTATCTAGGATGCTCCTTCCtttgattagattgatacatctcttCTCGTTATATAGAGAGGCTTACTTGACCCCTAAGCAAACGATCCTTGTCGATAGGCCCATGACATAGCCCAATCACACCTTAATTCTCTCTCAATCACTCTTGCTAAGCTTCTATATATTAGTACCTGCTAATGGTGTGCCCAGGATTCCCCTCAATTAGGCACCAATCTAGCCACTTTCTTGATTTGCTGCCTCTAACACTTTAACCTCTAATTTGTCCTAGAATATTTCGTAAAATTCTTCCAATTCATGAGGCTTTGCAAGTGTTTTGCATAAAACTCTTACATATAACTTATATATCTTAAAACTCATTAATTTAAAAGTTAATAATGTTTGTAGTTTTTAAGCTTTGACCAAACCTTGCCCAAAATTTAGGATGCGGAGACAATCAGTTTGCCAACAGTTTCCCCATTATTTTGGCCATGCTGTGCATAAGACTTATCAGTCTATAGTCAGCAGCTGTTATGACTCCTTTCTTCAGTATTAGGATGACATTTGCTGGATTGAGAAGGTTCCAGTGTGAAGCTCTGAGGTTGTATAGTTGGTGGATGGCTGGCATCAAGTCGTGCTTGACAATTTGCTAACATGTTTTATAGAACAGACCTTTGAAGCCATCGGGGCCGGGGCTTTTTTCGGGCTGCGCCTCAAAAATCACCTTCTTAACTTCTTCTGTTATTGGGGTGTCCAACTGCTCCAGATCGTATCTTTGTATGTTCAAACTCTCCCAGTTCAATGTGTTCATTCTTGGTGGGTTGCTGTTGAAGAGGTTTGCGTAGTATTGTAGCAGGATGTTTGCCTTGTCTTGATGTGCTGTAGCAGttttgtctccattttttagtGTAGGAATGTAGAAATTCACAGTTTCagatttcatctatttttttttaCTGCAATTTGGATCGAAACTGTTAGAATAGGCGCCTATGGGCTGGCCATGGGCCTGGCGCCCAAGCCTATTGGCTGGGCTGCCTCTAGGGATTATGGTAGATGATTATTGATtaggcaaggatcaccgttgattgggtgtttctataaacccttcctgatccttgcctatataatgTACTCCCTGTACCCATATCAATCTATCACAATTTCCCGAGACCTATTCGCTCTCAGAAACTTCCGAAACTTTGTGACTTTCGTTAATTTCAACTGCGAAAGACATTTTTAataaatccaaatccaaatcgCTGAATCAATCTAGCTACCGAACTGTTGTTTGTAGTACATTTCATATGGTACTGTTCATGTGGTAGGTGCAATCAGTAACTACTAAATATTGTTGCTTGTAGTTTCATGTGCTACCATTTGTTCATATTTAAGTAACAGGAGCAATCAATCTAACAATTGAATCCTGTCATTTGTGTATGGTTCACACATTGCCATGGATTAGTAAGCTCTAGGCGCAACCAAGATAACTTCTGAATTTGTGGCCTGCAGTTTGGTTCGTTATTGTTGGTTTTCGTAATAACTAGTCGTTTCCATAAGGATGTGAACAATGCCCCATTCTAATAAATTTGTaaagtttcttttatgaaattatgaatgataaAAGTGGAAATGATAGGGAATTGCATTTACTATGTGTATGACACATTTGCTTaaaatgaatgtaaatgacaCATGTAATGCCTAAAGAAAACGGAATTTGGAACATGTGCCTAGTCAACTGAACATGAAAGCCACTAGATCATTCAATGTCTAGTCTATTGAGCTTGTTGACTTCTGTTATCATAATTGACTTATGTTGCCTTATGTCATGCAGTGCTATCTGCAAACAGTGAGACACAGACTATAATGAAAGGGATAAagcatggagcctgtgattaTATGGTAAAGCCGGTGCGCCTCGAACAGCTTAGGGGCATATGGAAACATGTGGTGAAGAATAGTAAGACTGATCATGCTGTTCGGAAGTTGCCATCTGGGGATGGTGATAAAGTTGAGAAGGTTGGAGCAAACCACACCAAGAAGTATTCAAGGAAAAACAAAAAGGCTGTGGATGTTGCTGATGAGGACAACGAGAACACATCAACCCAGAAGAAGCAAAGGGTCCAGTGGTGTGGTGAGCTACACCGGAAGTTTGTAGAAGCTATCAATCAGATTGGCATGGACAGTAAGTTCTCACATTTCATGGCTTTATCTATCAATAATTGTTCTGTTAAATCTGTTTCACTTAACAAATATTTTGTTGCTGTAAATGCAGGGGCTGTTCCTAAGAAGATTTTAGAAGTCATGAATGTGGAAGGCCTTACTAAAGAGAATGTCGCCAGTCATCTGCAGGTTTGGTTTCTACTCTTCGGCTCAATCACTATGCTTGTGTTCCCATCCACTATATTATTGTTAAAGATATTTGGATAGAACTTGTTTTTGCGCAATTTCCATCTCAAATTCAATATTGTGTTTATGTCAATGGAATTTGTGTGTTTGACACTTCAACAATTCAACCGGAACGTGTGTCTGCCACACACCAAGCTCTAGTGACGTACACACATGTATTGAGTTTGGTATGTTATACACATTTGCACTTCTGGAGTTAGTTTTTTTCTCTCCTGAATTTCTTTTGTTTCACCCCATGATTAAGAGCCCACTTCACTCATTTTATGGCTGTCAATTTTTTCTTAACAAAATGTACTTGTCTATTTTGTGATTTCAGAAGTACAGAATCTACCTCAGAAAGCTCAACGAGGGCACATTGAGGAATTCTAATCCATTTGCTGACGAAACTGAAGCACTGTGGAGAAACATGAATGTCCCATCCTTCATTGGCTCTCCAAGCTCAAGCAACCATTTTGCAAAGATGAATTCCTTATCTGCAAATGGAACGCAAGCTTCGCTGCCCACAGAGTCAGTTCAGGTCATGAGCTCCCAGAGAAACCTGGGCATTCCTCAGTCAAACATGGAACCAGTTGGCCACAGTGTCAACCTGCCCAAAAATGCTGTGCCTATGCCAGTGCAGGATATCAGCAGATTCGTCTCTTCTGGCAAGTCCTACGCACCTGTATCGAGTGGTGAGCTGCCAGGTGCAAGCCAGTGCTTCCCTTCTGTTCCTTCTGGCAGCTCCTTTCCAAATAGTTCAAATGGTGTGGTGTTGAACACAAGCAAACCTTTCTCTGTTGATATTTCTGGGAGTTCATTTGCAAATATCTCAAATGACAGTCCACCATTGACCTCGAACATGTCCTTGTCTTCGTCTCGTTCGTGCAGCTCCTATGCGAGCATATTGCGTGGCAAGATTTTGGGGTCAATCAGAGGTATTCCTTTCGAAGACATATCAGATGGTGAGATGTTGGCTCCTTCTGGTCATTTACCACTGCAGTCTCCTGACTTGGTGACCCAGCCTTCGGCTCAACTTCAATCATGTTCTACTGGCCAATTTAACAAGGTTGCCAGCGAAGTTCACCAAATTGCAGGACCTAGTAACTCCTGGAAAGCTGCTGTGCCGTCAAGGTTTTCTGATCTTGGTCATAATGTTGGAACGTCTGAAGATCCCTCGCAGGGTAACAATTTCAAGATCAACCAGTTGTCAAGATTTGCAGGCTCCTCTGGACAGATTCCAACTTTCAGAAATGAGTATCAGAAGAAATTTGCAGGAATCACAGGGAACACCGTACCAATGGTAGGTTTCAGAGAGCAGGTGGCAGCATTCAGTTTTGGAAACAACACACACTCTACAGCGATGCCAATTGGCAATTCTTCTTTGGCTAGTTCATCAAGCACCAGACCTGACCTTCAGATAGACAATTCTGCCATGCCGACCCAGGTGCTGAATGGCGGTGGTGCAAGTGGCAACCTCCATGTTGATAGCACTGTTAATCAGCAAGCTGTTAGTGACCAATTGAATAACATCAATGAATTCCTCATGGGAACAAGTGAGGCGCAGAATGGGGGGAGCGATGACTTCGATGATTTCCTTGCTTACTTTAATCAAGTAAGATCCTTTCTCCACCTTTTTATGCATAAAATCTGTCTCTGTCCTTATTTTCATTGAATTCCATTTTGCATTTTTGTGCAAAAGTAAATTAACACATGAGGAATTTACCTAACTGATGTTGGTTTATTTACTTCTAGTTGTTAGTACTCAGTGCATTGCTCATCATGCTTGTTCGTGCATAACTCGACCATAAGACGTGTTAAATTGCTAGCTTATTTTAAATTTACTCCGTCTATCCTATCTGGCTTTGCATGTGGAATTGATGACTACCACTTATATGATTTATCTAACTGAACTAGTTTCTTTCAGCAGGATTTCGTCAACAATGGTGATTCTTTCATCGATGGGGACTGGGAGTTTGCCCCTTGATGTCATCTCTGGAAAAGAGATGTTTCTGCATTGCCCAGCTGCTAACCAATTCATGGTTCTTGCATGTTGTATGTGCAAATTTGCACCAGTTGTAGTAGGTTAGCTGGAGCAGGCCATCTTGGATGGAATCCTCATGTTTCTCTAGTGTAGTCATGCTGGTTCTCTTTTGTACCAGCTGTAGCTTTTAACCTGTGGTGTTAAGTTTGGCGGGAGGTGTGGGTTTGCCACCCCTGCCAACCCCTGACCTATGTGTTCCTCTTCGTCTTGAATTTTGGTggtcatttttatttttatataaaacACCCTAGCCCCTCTTGGGGGGTCGATCATAGACAAAGTTATGACATGTATGTTTCCATGTATGTTTTAGCTATCCAGTGGTATGATTTTCATGAACTATTTGAACTGTTGTATTTCATCTGTTTTTGAATTAATGAAATGCTGCTATTTCTTGAAATTAGATTGATATACCAGATCTTTTTGTATGGAACACTAGAACAGACGGAATAGGTGCGACAATAGTGCCATTGTTCATTACTATATTCCGAGCCAAATAAAAGTAGTGCAAGACATGAAGGAACCTTCAATTCATGATTCATGTACCTCTGTTGATAGTCTTGTGTATAAGAAAGGACATGccatttttcttttaatttttttatacaAAACTCAAACAATGTTTCATCTCGTTGACTTCAACACCAATGGCGCTTCCTCATGGAGTTTGTATCATATCCAGATGGTACTGATCTATTCATCCCTGTGATCTCAACATCTTGTCTCCTTTACTATCGTATAAGTGTCAAATTGTAGAATGTTAATTGTTTTGTTTGCATATGGATTTATTTTACAAAGAGCACGGTTGGTTCAAAAATTTGTCTAGCTGTGTCATCCTGCCTTAAGTTGTCCCACTGCGTCATTCCATTCCCTATACTCCCAAAATGTAATTGCTCCTCTTATCTACACTTCTTTTCTGTGTGTATGGTTTTCAGTACAGCAGTAGTAGGGCCGCAGACAAGCAGGTTGTAGTTTGCCAGTCCGGAGCAGCTTTCATATTGTCCGTTGTATGTTCGGTTAATCCCCAATCTGAGAGGATTAAGGGGATTTTATCATCTAGAAGTCAAAATCCCCCTCAATCCGTTTGGATTGGGAATTAACCGAGAAGTGCTGAGGTAGCTTCAGTTGTGCCTTGTGTGGTCTGAAGTCTTAGATGACACCAGCAGCTTTAGCAGTTTAATTTTCTTGTTTACATAGCCGTGAGTGAACAGTTAATGGGAAGGAGTATTAGTGCAGATTTGTTTAGCTCCTAGTAAAAGGACAAGGAGTACTGCGGCACTTCCTACTAGTGTGATTGGTACCAGTAGCTGATCATAATTTCCTCTAGATTTAGATGGAAACTCAATATTAGAGTGAAAATGAGTAAACCTGTTCATCTTCATGCATCGGCGGTTACGATTACAGCAACTGAAGATGGTCAGGCTTCTCTCAGTTTTCAAACATTGTTCGGCTACAACTTGTTTCATAGATTGTTTTCATTTACTTATAAAATAACAGCACTTATGCAGGGAAATAGCTCTGCTCTTGTCTGAAATAACCATGTTGTGCAAAGAAACAATTAAGAGCTGACTATGCCAAGTAGTAAACGGTTATTAAAGCCGGCAGTTAAGc includes these proteins:
- the LOC136528438 gene encoding two-component response regulator ORR25-like isoform X2; amino-acid sequence: MKGIKHGACDYMVKPVRLEQLRGIWKHVVKNSKTDHAVRKLPSGDGDKVEKVGANHTKKYSRKNKKAVDVADEDNENTSTQKKQRVQWCGELHRKFVEAINQIGMDRAVPKKILEVMNVEGLTKENVASHLQKYRIYLRKLNEGTLRNSNPFADETEALWRNMNVPSFIGSPSSSNHFAKMNSLSANGTQASLPTESVQVMSSQRNLGIPQSNMEPVGHSVNLPKNAVPMPVQDISRFVSSGKSYAPVSSGELPGASQCFPSVPSGSSFPNSSNGVVLNTSKPFSVDISGSSFANISNDSPPLTSNMSLSSSRSCSSYASILRGKILGSIRGIPFEDISDGEMLAPSGHLPLQSPDLVTQPSAQLQSCSTGQFNKVASEVHQIAGPSNSWKAAVPSRFSDLGHNVGTSEDPSQGNNFKINQLSRFAGSSGQIPTFRNEYQKKFAGITGNTVPMVGFREQVAAFSFGNNTHSTAMPIGNSSLASSSSTRPDLQIDNSAMPTQVLNGGGASGNLHVDSTVNQQAVSDQLNNINEFLMGTSEAQNGGSDDFDDFLAYFNQQDFVNNGDSFIDGDWEFAP
- the LOC136528438 gene encoding two-component response regulator ORR25-like isoform X1 translates to MDADTFPAGLRVLAVEHDRVCRKLLERQLKYCNYNATMVTNAQTALDMLRERKDGNQFDLVISNVAMPKPNMDGFKLLELIGLEMDLPVIMLSANSETQTIMKGIKHGACDYMVKPVRLEQLRGIWKHVVKNSKTDHAVRKLPSGDGDKVEKVGANHTKKYSRKNKKAVDVADEDNENTSTQKKQRVQWCGELHRKFVEAINQIGMDRAVPKKILEVMNVEGLTKENVASHLQKYRIYLRKLNEGTLRNSNPFADETEALWRNMNVPSFIGSPSSSNHFAKMNSLSANGTQASLPTESVQVMSSQRNLGIPQSNMEPVGHSVNLPKNAVPMPVQDISRFVSSGKSYAPVSSGELPGASQCFPSVPSGSSFPNSSNGVVLNTSKPFSVDISGSSFANISNDSPPLTSNMSLSSSRSCSSYASILRGKILGSIRGIPFEDISDGEMLAPSGHLPLQSPDLVTQPSAQLQSCSTGQFNKVASEVHQIAGPSNSWKAAVPSRFSDLGHNVGTSEDPSQGNNFKINQLSRFAGSSGQIPTFRNEYQKKFAGITGNTVPMVGFREQVAAFSFGNNTHSTAMPIGNSSLASSSSTRPDLQIDNSAMPTQVLNGGGASGNLHVDSTVNQQAVSDQLNNINEFLMGTSEAQNGGSDDFDDFLAYFNQDFVNNGDSFIDGDWEFAP
- the LOC136528438 gene encoding two-component response regulator ORR25-like isoform X3, with the protein product MDADTFPAGLRVLAVEHDRVCRKLLERQLKYCNYNATMVTNAQTALDMLRERKDGNQFDLVISNVAMPKPNMDGFKLLELIGLEMDLPVIMLSANSETQTIMKGIKHGACDYMVKPVRLEQLRGIWKHVVKNSKTDHAVRKLPSGDGDKVEKVGANHTKKYSRKNKKAVDVADEDNENTSTQKKQRVQWCGELHRKFVEAINQIGMDRAVPKKILEVMNVEGLTKENVASHLQKYRIYLRKLNEGTLRNSNPFADETEALWRNMNVPSFIGSPSSSNHFAKMNSLSANGTQASLPTESVQVMSSQRNLGIPQSNMEPVGHSVNLPKNAVPMPVQDISRFVSSGKSYAPVSSGELPGASQCFPSVPSGSSFPNSSNGVVLNTSKPFSVDISGSSFANISNDSPPLTSNMSLSSSRSCSSYASILRGKILGSIRGIPFEDISDGEMLAPSGHLPLQSPDLVTQPSAQLQSCSTGQFNKVASEVHQIAGPSNSWKAAVPSRFSDLGHNVGTSEDPSQGNNFKINQLSRFAGSSGQIPTFRNEYQKKFAGITGNTVPMVGFREQVAAFSFGNNTHSTAMPIGNSSLASSSSTRPDLQIDNSAMPTQVLNGGGASGNLHVDSTVNQQAVSDQLNNINEFLMGTSEAQNGGSDDFDDFLAYFNQQDFVNNGDSFIDGDWEFAP